From Pempheris klunzingeri isolate RE-2024b chromosome 18, fPemKlu1.hap1, whole genome shotgun sequence, a single genomic window includes:
- the LOC139218153 gene encoding terminal nucleotidyltransferase 5A-like, which translates to MDERAAGDSCSDGETINLSVLNWEQVQRLDTILTGSIPIHGRWSFPTLEVKPRDIVKVVRSRMEEKRIHVREVRLNGSAASYVLHEDSGLGWKDLDLIFCAELKGEMEFQIVKDIVLDSLLDFLPEGVNKEKITPVTLKEAYVQKMVKVCNDSDRWSLISLSNNRGKNVELKFVDSLRRQFEFSVDSFQIRLDSLLLFYECSEHPMAATFHPTILGESVYGDFPTALDHLRKRLICTRSPEEIRGGGLLKYCHLLVRGFRAASDSEMKLLQRYMCSRFFIDFPDVSEQRRKLESYLQNHFVDLEDRKYDYLATLYDVVQESTVCLMGHERRQTLSLISSLALRVLAEQNAIPNAANVTCFYQPAPYVSDGNFSNYYVAQIQPVYPCPPSPPLHYLTPTQHPMYATWLPCN; encoded by the exons ATGGACGAGAGAGCTGCGGGCGACAGCTGCTCGGACGGGGAGACCATCAACCTCAGCGTGCTCAACTGGGAGCAAGTGCAGCGGCTGGACACCATCCTCACCGGCTCCATCCCCATCCACGGCCGGTGGAGCTTCCCCACTCTGGAGGTGAAGCCGCGGGATATCGTCAAGGTGGTGCGGAGCCGCATGGAGGAGAAGCGGATACACGTCCGGGAGGTGCGACTGAACGGCTCCGCGGCCAGCTACGTCCTGCATGAGGACAGCGGTCTGGGATGGAAAGATTTGGACTTAATATTCTGCGCCGAGCTGAAAGGAGAGATGGAGTTTCAGATAGTGAAAGATATAGTTCTGGACTCTCTTCTAGACTTCTTGCCCGAGGGAGTGAATAAAGAAAAGATCACACCAGTGACCTTAAAG gAGGCCTACGTGCAAAAGATGGTGAAGGTGTGCAATGACTCAGACCGCTGGAGTCTCATCTCCCTTTCCAACAACCGTGGCAAGAACGTGGAGCTCAAGTTTGTGGACTCTCTTCGACGGCAGTTTGAGTTCAGCGTGGACTCCTTCCAGATCCGCCTGGACTCCCTCCTCCTGTTCTACGAGTGCTCAGAGCACCCCATGGCTGCCACTTTCCACCCCACAATTCTTGGGGAGAGCGTCTATGGTGACTTCCCTACCGCCCTAGATCACCTGCGCAAGCGCCTCATCTGCACGAGGAGCCCTGAGGAGATTCGAGGCGGGGGTTTACTGAAgtactgccacctgctggtgcGCGGTTTCCGTGCAGCTTCTGACAGTGAGATGAAACTGCTGCAGCGCTACATGTGCTCGCGCTTTTTCATAGACTTTCCTGATGTGAGCGAGCAGAGGAGAAAGCTGGAGTCCTACCTGCAGAACCACTTTGTAGAcctggaggacaggaagtaTGACTATCTGGCCACGCTGTATGACGTGGTGCAGGAGAGCACGGTGTGCCTGATGGGCCATGAGAGGCGCCAGACACTCAGCCTCATCTCTTCGCTGGCGCTGCGGGTCCTGGCCGAGCAGAACGCCATCCCCAATGCTGCCAACGTCACCTGTTTCTACCAGCCGGCTCCTTATGTCTCAGATGGCAACTTCAGCAACTATTACGTAGCGCAGATTCAGCCTGTCTACCCCTGTCCTCCCTCGCCTCCTCTGCATTACCTTACTCCGACACAACATCCCATGTACGCCACCTGGTTGCCCTGTAACTAA